A region of the Methylomagnum ishizawai genome:
GGTGCGGAAGTCCAGGCCAGCATTCCTTTCCTGTGCAAATTGTTCGCCAGCCTGACCAGTTCTTTCAAGGTCAATTCGACCTACAAGGAAGAACTCCGTACCGTGGTCAAGAACAGCTATAGGGATTTCTCCCAGGCGTTCAATGATTTGCTGGTCGCGGCGCGGGGCGCTTTGGGGCGGCGCGGGCTGGGTGACCGCCTCTTGTTCCTGGTCGATGGCACCGACCGTCTGTCGAGGGAGGATAGCAAAGCCTTCTTCATCGACAACATCCACCAATTACAGCAAATCCAGGCCGATTTCATTTATTGCGCTCCGATTGCGCTGGTGTTCAACCATCGGACTTTCCTGCTAAACATCTATACCGACCTGTTCCATCTGCCCATGATTAAGCTGAGCGAAAAGTCCGATCTGGACGAGGCCCGGCCCGACCCGGAAGGCTATGCCGCCATGCGCGAGATGGTGTTGAAACGGGTTGCTCAGGAGTTGTTCGACGATCTCGCCACGCTGGATTATTTCATCCGCTATTCCGGCGGCAATCCGCGCCATTTGCTGCGCCTTTTGAATTACGCCTACACCGAGGCGGAAAGCGAGTTTTTCGACCGCGCCGCCGCCGAGCGGGCCGTCAAGCGCTACGCCACCGATTACCGCTACCAGCTTGCCGCCGAGGATTTCGCCTTGCTGCGGCGGGTGGATGCTTTGGAGGATGTTTCGCAGTTGTCGGAGGACGACCGGGAGCGGGTCGGCAAATTGCTGTATTACGGGGCATTGTTGGAATACAACAGCTATTGGTGGCGTTCGCATCCGGTGGTGCGGACCTTGCCCGCCTATGTCGCGCCATGAATGCCGCCGATCTGTTCGGACCTGTGACGCCACCGCCGGAACATGCGGGGGAATGGGTCCGGCTCAAGCGGTTGCTGGAAGGTGCCGCCGGGCGTTTCGCCCTGGTGCTGGCTGGCTACAACCGGCCCGTTTATCGCGACCAGTTGATCGAGAGGTTGCGGCAAGAGGCGGGGGAATCAGCCCATGAGCGGCTGGACGCCAATGGTTTCGCCGATTTCGCGGCGTTCGAGCGTTGGTTGGAAAGTCATGGCCAGGAGCCGGGGGCGCTGCATTTGGTGGGCTTGGATTTGTGGCTGGGGCAGGGGAAGGACGATTCCCGGCTGTATGTCTTCAATGTGCATCGTGATTGGATCGCCCGGTTGTGTCGGCGGCCTTTGGTGTTGTGGCTGTTGGAACATCAAATCCGGGAGTTCGCCCAAGCCGCGCCGGATGCTTGGGAATGGCGGTCGGGGGTGGTGGATTTTTCCTGGCCGGTCGAGTTGGAAAGTATGGCTTGGCCCGAGCCGCTGGATTTGGGGAGCGCCACGCGGGATGAGCGTTTGCAGCGGGTCGCGGAAATCCGGGATTTTTTGGCGTACAAGGGCGAAGAACTTTCCGGCTCTGAGCGCGGGGCGCTTTGGAATACTTTGGGGAATTTATATCGAGACCTCGGAGCATGGTTACAAGCACTGGAAGCCTATGACCAAGCCAACGCTATTTTTGAACATGCGGGCGACCGTAGAGGCGCAGCCCAAACCTTGGGGAAGGGTGCTGATATTCTTTGGTTGAGGGGAGGTTTGGATCAGGCGTTGGCTCGGCTGAATACGGTCTTTGATGATCTTGAGCGGCTGGGCGACGAACGCTCAAGGGCAGTAACTCAAGGAAAGATCGCCGACATCTTACAAGCACGGGGACAGTTGGACGAGGCGTTACGTATCTCGGAGGAGGAAGTACTGCCAATCTATAAGCGGCTGGGTGACACATTGGGAAAAGCGGTAACACAGGGGAAAATCGCCGATATTTTGCAAACGCGGGGACAACTGGATGAGGCATTGCGCATCCGCGAAGAAGAGGAGTTGCCAGTCTATGAGCAACTGGGCAATGTGCGGTTGAAGGCGATAGCGCAGGGGAAAATAGCTGACATCCTATACGCGCGGGGACGGTTGGACGAGGCACTTCGCATCCGAGAAGAAGAGGAACTTCCTGTCTACGAACGCCTGGGCGATGTGCGGTCGAAGGCAATAACGCGGGGGAAGAGCGCCGACATCTTGCAAGCACGGGGACAATTGGACGAGGCGCTACGCATCCACCAGGAAGAACAATTGCCGATTTACGAACGGTTGGGCGATGTTATCGGGAAAGCTAAAACGCTCTTAAGAATCGCCGTAATCGAATTAGAGAAGGGCCGACAAGCCCAAGCTTTCGCCCACTTGACCGAAGCCTATGAGATCGCCAAGGGGCTCAAGCTTATAGAAGGGCTTGCCGCCGTGGGCGAACACTACGGCCAATTACTCCGCCAACGCGGCGACCCGGAAAAAGGCATCGCCATCCTAAAAACCGCCCTGGACGCTGCCGAACGGCTGGGTTGGAACGAACAAGCCGAACGCCTCCGCAACCTGCTATCCCAACCCGAAAGCCCGCTCAGTGCAGCTTGATCCGGGGCCGCAAGCGCCGCCGGAAGAAGTTCGCCACCATCAGCAAGCCCACCCGCAGCGTCCCGAACAGCGCCCACTGGTGCATCTTGTACAAGGACAGATAGACCAGGCGGGCGATCAAGCCCTCGATCATCACCGTGCCCATCAGATTGCCCATCAGGTTTCCCACCGTGCTGTATTTGCCCAGGGAAACCAGCGAGCCGTAATCGTGGTAGTGGTAATCGGCCTGGGACTGGCCCCGCAAGGCGCGGCGCAGGTTTTTCAGCACCAGGCTCGCCATCTGGTGGGCCGATTGGGCGCGGGGCGGCACGGTGGCGGTAGCGCTCTTGGCGGGCCAGGGGCAGGAAGCGCAATCGCCGATGGCGTAGACGGCATCGTCCACCGTGGTCTGGAGCGTGGGCCGCACCTTG
Encoded here:
- a CDS encoding ATP-binding protein, with translation MTNPPIPYQPPRTLLAANRELRFDQPLAYDDPRYVDTAKARGNFNHTKIIRALMGGNPNGGNYFLYSGPIGCGKSTELRRLAVELHEPGQFYVVMLDTLERLDTHNLGYPDVLLALAAELLARIEGEGVVIDPMFLRNLTGWFSERIEKNERTRELAAEIKSGAEVQASIPFLCKLFASLTSSFKVNSTYKEELRTVVKNSYRDFSQAFNDLLVAARGALGRRGLGDRLLFLVDGTDRLSREDSKAFFIDNIHQLQQIQADFIYCAPIALVFNHRTFLLNIYTDLFHLPMIKLSEKSDLDEARPDPEGYAAMREMVLKRVAQELFDDLATLDYFIRYSGGNPRHLLRLLNYAYTEAESEFFDRAAAERAVKRYATDYRYQLAAEDFALLRRVDALEDVSQLSEDDRERVGKLLYYGALLEYNSYWWRSHPVVRTLPAYVAP
- a CDS encoding tetratricopeptide repeat protein, with protein sequence MNAADLFGPVTPPPEHAGEWVRLKRLLEGAAGRFALVLAGYNRPVYRDQLIERLRQEAGESAHERLDANGFADFAAFERWLESHGQEPGALHLVGLDLWLGQGKDDSRLYVFNVHRDWIARLCRRPLVLWLLEHQIREFAQAAPDAWEWRSGVVDFSWPVELESMAWPEPLDLGSATRDERLQRVAEIRDFLAYKGEELSGSERGALWNTLGNLYRDLGAWLQALEAYDQANAIFEHAGDRRGAAQTLGKGADILWLRGGLDQALARLNTVFDDLERLGDERSRAVTQGKIADILQARGQLDEALRISEEEVLPIYKRLGDTLGKAVTQGKIADILQTRGQLDEALRIREEEELPVYEQLGNVRLKAIAQGKIADILYARGRLDEALRIREEEELPVYERLGDVRSKAITRGKSADILQARGQLDEALRIHQEEQLPIYERLGDVIGKAKTLLRIAVIELEKGRQAQAFAHLTEAYEIAKGLKLIEGLAAVGEHYGQLLRQRGDPEKGIAILKTALDAAERLGWNEQAERLRNLLSQPESPLSAA